From a region of the Candidatus Tectomicrobia bacterium genome:
- a CDS encoding ATP-binding protein has protein sequence MIDRRIREKVKQALAYQAAVAIIGPRQVGKTTLALEIGSETGATYLDLEDRTDREKLSDPKLFLERYEDSLVILDEIHRVPELFQDLRGIIDRGRRKGKRTGRFLVLGSASIDLLRQSGESLAGRIAYVDMGPLDILEVPAGADALNTLWVRGGYPDSYLAPDDERSLQIRKDFIRTYLQRDVGLFAPRLPAETLERLWTMLAHSQGSLLNASRLASGLGVSTQTVTRYIDLLADLLLVRRLPPFRANIGKRLVKSPKTYVRDSGLVHALLGIADHNALAGHPVVGASWEGFVIENLLAAAPPRTMASFYRTSAGAEIDLVLELPGKRGLWAIEIKRGLSASPGKGFHNAREDLKPKRSFVVYSGEEHHPAAKGVEAIGLREMASLLAEG, from the coding sequence ATGATAGACCGGCGGATCAGGGAAAAGGTCAAGCAAGCTCTGGCCTATCAGGCCGCCGTGGCCATCATCGGGCCGCGGCAAGTGGGGAAAACCACCCTCGCCCTCGAAATCGGGAGCGAGACGGGCGCGACCTATCTCGATCTCGAAGACCGGACGGATCGGGAAAAGCTGAGCGACCCGAAGCTGTTCCTCGAACGCTACGAGGACAGCCTCGTCATCCTGGACGAGATCCACCGCGTGCCGGAATTGTTCCAGGACCTAAGAGGCATCATCGACCGGGGGCGCCGCAAGGGAAAACGGACCGGGCGCTTCCTCGTGCTCGGCTCGGCCTCCATCGACCTGTTGCGGCAGTCCGGCGAAAGCCTGGCGGGCCGGATCGCCTACGTGGACATGGGGCCGCTCGATATTCTCGAAGTGCCCGCAGGCGCGGACGCCCTCAATACGCTCTGGGTGCGCGGCGGGTATCCCGACAGCTACCTCGCCCCGGACGACGAGCGGAGCCTTCAAATCCGCAAGGATTTCATCCGAACCTACCTCCAGCGGGACGTAGGGTTGTTCGCGCCGCGCCTTCCGGCGGAGACGCTGGAGCGGCTCTGGACGATGCTGGCGCACAGCCAGGGCAGTCTTCTCAATGCGTCACGCCTGGCGAGCGGCCTCGGCGTCAGCACCCAGACCGTGACGCGCTATATCGATCTTCTCGCGGACCTTTTGCTTGTGCGCCGCCTGCCGCCCTTCCGCGCCAATATCGGCAAGCGCCTGGTGAAGTCGCCCAAGACCTATGTGCGGGACAGCGGCCTGGTCCACGCCCTGCTCGGCATTGCGGATCACAACGCCCTGGCGGGCCACCCCGTGGTCGGCGCGAGTTGGGAGGGCTTCGTGATCGAGAATCTTCTGGCGGCGGCCCCGCCCCGGACCATGGCGAGCTTTTACCGCACCTCCGCGGGCGCGGAAATCGACCTCGTGCTCGAGCTTCCGGGCAAGCGCGGCCTCTGGGCCATCGAGATCAAGCGCGGACTCTCGGCGAGCCCCGGCAAGGGATTCCATAACGCCCGGGAGGACCTGAAGCCGAAGCGATCCTTCGTCGTCTACTCGGGCGAGGAACACCACCCGGCGGCCAAGGGCGTCGAGGCCATCGGCCTCCGCGAAATGGCGTCGCTGCTGGCGGAGGGGTGA
- the aroC gene encoding chorismate synthase: MVSNTFGRVFRFTTWGESHGPAVGVVVDGCPAGLPLEEADIQRELDRRRPGQSRVTTQRQEEDRGEILSGVFEGHTAGTPISILIRNKDADSSKYEPLRELYRPGHADFTYMARWGRRDHRGGGRSSARESAGRVAAGAIAKKLLARQGISIVGFVSRVGDVAWEGESFDPAVIESNPVRCPDPGTAERMEEAILAARKAGDSVGGVVTVVATGVPAGWGEPYYARLDSDLASAMMGIHAAKGVEIGAGFRAASMRGSEHNDPFDFVEGKVTPRTNHAGGILGGISSGAPIVVRFAVKPTSSILLEQETVSIKGERRTVKVEGRHDPCVAPRAVPIGEAMMAVVLADHWRLSLGVRVV; this comes from the coding sequence ATCGTGTCCAACACGTTCGGGCGGGTGTTCCGCTTCACCACCTGGGGGGAGTCGCACGGCCCCGCCGTGGGCGTCGTGGTGGACGGCTGCCCGGCCGGGCTGCCCCTGGAGGAGGCGGACATCCAGCGGGAGCTCGACCGGCGCCGGCCGGGCCAGAGCCGGGTCACCACCCAGCGCCAGGAGGAGGACCGGGGCGAGATACTCTCGGGCGTCTTCGAGGGCCACACGGCCGGGACGCCCATCTCCATCCTCATCCGCAACAAGGACGCCGACTCCTCCAAGTACGAGCCCCTGCGGGAGCTCTACCGGCCCGGCCACGCGGACTTCACCTACATGGCCCGCTGGGGCCGGAGGGACCACCGGGGGGGCGGGCGCTCCAGCGCCAGGGAGTCGGCGGGCCGGGTGGCGGCGGGCGCCATCGCCAAGAAGCTCCTCGCCCGGCAGGGCATCTCCATCGTGGGCTTCGTGAGCCGGGTGGGGGATGTGGCCTGGGAGGGGGAGTCCTTCGATCCCGCCGTCATCGAGAGCAACCCCGTGCGCTGCCCCGACCCCGGGACGGCCGAGCGGATGGAGGAGGCCATCCTCGCCGCCCGGAAGGCGGGGGACTCGGTCGGCGGGGTGGTCACGGTGGTGGCCACGGGCGTCCCCGCGGGCTGGGGCGAGCCGTATTACGCGCGGCTCGACTCGGACCTCGCCTCGGCCATGATGGGCATCCACGCGGCCAAGGGGGTGGAGATCGGGGCGGGCTTCCGGGCGGCCTCCATGCGGGGCTCCGAGCACAACGATCCCTTCGACTTCGTGGAGGGGAAGGTGACGCCCCGGACGAACCACGCCGGGGGCATCCTGGGCGGCATCTCCTCGGGGGCGCCCATCGTGGTGCGCTTCGCGGTGAAGCCCACCTCTTCCATCCTGCTGGAGCAGGAGACGGTTTCGATCAAGGGGGAGCGCCGGACGGTGAAGGTGGAGGGGAGGCACGACCCCTGCGTCGCGCCGCGCGCGGTGCCCATCGGGGAGGCGATGATGGCGGTGGTGCTGGCCGACCACTGGCGGCTGAGCCTGGGGGTACGGGTGGTCTAG
- a CDS encoding hydroxyacid dehydrogenase encodes MSAKPVFFIPEFREPRETLRRLLSPHGEIRDGGARKWSEAELLRDAKGWDALIVTSREQITAPVIETADKLRIIAKIGVGVENIDIPAATRRGVPVVNCPGSNAVSVAEMALGLILAAVREIPQGMENLRRGHWRDKVNIRWELTGATFGIVGFGNVGRQLARLLRGFEGRILAYDAFLSPERVRAGGAEPADLDTLTRESDIVSIHCSLTPETRHMFGAARLRMMKRRAILVNCARGAVIDEAALVRALREGVIAGAGLDVFEEEPASKDTPLFSLPNVVFTPHQAGATHQARERINEMAADGVLRALRGERPDASMLLNPEVYKA; translated from the coding sequence TTGAGCGCGAAGCCTGTCTTCTTCATCCCGGAGTTCCGGGAGCCCCGCGAGACGCTGCGGCGGCTCCTCTCGCCGCACGGCGAGATCCGCGACGGCGGCGCCCGGAAGTGGTCCGAGGCGGAGCTCCTCCGCGACGCCAAGGGCTGGGACGCCCTCATCGTGACCTCGCGCGAGCAGATCACGGCGCCCGTCATCGAGACGGCGGACAAGCTGCGGATCATCGCCAAGATCGGCGTAGGGGTCGAGAACATCGACATCCCGGCCGCCACCCGCCGCGGGGTGCCGGTGGTGAACTGCCCCGGCTCGAACGCCGTCTCGGTCGCCGAGATGGCCCTGGGGCTGATTCTCGCCGCGGTGCGGGAGATCCCCCAGGGGATGGAGAACCTGCGCCGGGGCCACTGGCGCGACAAGGTGAACATCCGCTGGGAGCTGACGGGCGCCACCTTCGGCATCGTGGGCTTCGGCAACGTCGGGCGGCAGCTCGCGCGGCTCCTCCGGGGCTTCGAGGGGCGCATCCTGGCCTACGACGCCTTCCTTTCGCCGGAGCGGGTGCGGGCGGGCGGGGCCGAGCCGGCGGACCTGGACACCCTCACCCGAGAATCCGATATCGTCTCCATCCACTGCAGCCTCACCCCCGAGACCCGCCACATGTTCGGCGCGGCCCGCCTGCGGATGATGAAGCGGAGGGCCATCCTCGTGAACTGCGCCCGGGGGGCGGTCATCGACGAAGCGGCGCTCGTCCGGGCGCTTCGGGAGGGGGTGATCGCCGGGGCGGGGCTCGATGTCTTCGAGGAGGAGCCGGCCTCGAAGGACACCCCGCTGTTCTCCCTTCCCAACGTGGTCTTCACCCCCCACCAGGCCGGGGCCACCCACCAGGCGCGCGAGCGCATCAACGAGATGGCCGCCGACGGCGTGCTCCGCGCCCTGCGGGGGGAGCGGCCCGACGCTTCCATGCTGTTGAATCCAGAGGTGTATAAGGCATAG
- a CDS encoding Crp/Fnr family transcriptional regulator — MGFESVLGQVSLFAHLPNESLEVLGKQLQHRRFDREQIIFHKNDPGSTLYIIISGKVKILLPSAEGENVIVALLSTGEFFGELSLFDGAPRSATAVAAESTEILTLDKDDFNRYILENPRAAIVILSELSLRLRRTDELLSDAAFCNLATRLAKRLTDLASRYGQPGPQGAVRINLRLKQQDLADMSGATRESVNKVLKAFKEQRLIHWSKGIITLMEPGTMRHKAR, encoded by the coding sequence ATGGGATTCGAATCCGTTCTCGGACAGGTTTCCCTCTTTGCCCATCTGCCGAACGAGAGCCTGGAGGTGCTCGGCAAGCAGCTCCAGCACCGGCGCTTCGACCGGGAGCAGATCATCTTCCACAAGAACGACCCCGGCTCGACGCTGTACATCATCATCTCGGGGAAGGTGAAGATCCTGCTCCCCTCGGCCGAGGGCGAGAACGTCATCGTGGCCCTCCTCTCGACCGGCGAGTTCTTCGGCGAGCTCTCGCTCTTCGACGGCGCCCCCCGCTCGGCCACGGCCGTCGCGGCGGAGTCGACCGAGATCCTCACCCTCGACAAGGACGACTTCAACCGCTACATCCTGGAGAATCCGCGGGCGGCCATCGTCATCCTCTCCGAGCTGAGCCTGCGCCTCCGGCGCACGGACGAGCTGCTGAGCGACGCCGCCTTCTGCAATCTCGCCACCCGCCTCGCCAAGCGCCTGACCGACCTCGCCAGCCGCTACGGGCAGCCCGGGCCCCAGGGGGCCGTCCGCATCAACCTCAGGCTCAAGCAGCAGGACCTGGCCGACATGTCCGGCGCCACCCGCGAGAGCGTCAACAAGGTGCTCAAGGCGTTCAAGGAGCAGCGCCTCATCCACTGGAGCAAGGGCATCATCACCCTGATGGAGCCCGGCACCATGCGCCACAAGGCGCGCTGA
- a CDS encoding branched-chain amino acid transaminase: MKGATEQIWIDGKFVPWDEAKIHVLTHSLHYGLGVFEGIRCYKTRRGPAVFRLHEHMRRLYDSARITGLDIPFERKAFTEAVLETIRRNKVESCYIRPLVWLGYGSMGVNPMGAPVNCLVAVWHWGAYLGEEGLKKGIRCKISSFTSHHPNSYMTKAKTTGNYAVSQMAKVEAIKAGFDEAIMLDPEGLVAQGSGENIFIVRDGVLKTPPLHGVLRGVTRDTVIDLAREQGVPFEVGSITRDEVYTADEAFFTGTAAEVTPIREVDGRQVGEGRPGPVTQRLQTAFFAVVNGEDEGRLKWLTSV; this comes from the coding sequence TTGAAAGGCGCGACCGAGCAGATCTGGATCGACGGGAAGTTCGTCCCCTGGGACGAGGCCAAAATCCACGTCCTCACCCACAGCCTCCACTACGGGCTCGGGGTGTTCGAGGGCATCCGCTGCTACAAGACGCGCCGGGGCCCGGCCGTGTTCCGCCTCCACGAGCATATGCGGCGGCTCTACGACTCGGCCCGCATCACGGGGCTCGACATCCCCTTCGAGCGCAAGGCGTTCACCGAGGCCGTCCTCGAAACCATCCGCCGGAACAAGGTCGAGTCGTGCTACATCCGGCCCCTCGTCTGGCTGGGCTACGGCTCGATGGGGGTGAACCCGATGGGCGCCCCGGTGAACTGCCTCGTGGCCGTGTGGCACTGGGGGGCCTACCTCGGGGAGGAGGGGCTCAAGAAAGGCATCCGCTGCAAGATATCCTCCTTCACCAGCCACCACCCGAACAGCTACATGACCAAGGCCAAGACCACCGGCAACTACGCCGTCAGCCAGATGGCCAAGGTGGAGGCCATCAAGGCGGGCTTCGACGAGGCCATCATGCTCGACCCGGAGGGCCTCGTGGCCCAGGGCTCGGGCGAGAACATCTTCATCGTCCGCGACGGGGTGCTCAAGACCCCGCCCCTGCACGGCGTCCTGCGGGGCGTGACGCGCGACACCGTCATCGACCTGGCCCGCGAGCAGGGCGTGCCCTTCGAGGTGGGCTCGATCACGCGCGACGAGGTCTACACCGCCGACGAGGCCTTCTTCACCGGCACCGCCGCCGAGGTCACCCCCATCCGCGAGGTGGACGGCCGCCAGGTGGGCGAGGGCAGGCCCGGCCCCGTCACCCAGCGTCTCCAGACAGCCTTCTTCGCCGTGGTGAACGGCGAGGACGAGGGCCGGCTCAAGTGGCTCACATCCGTTTGA
- a CDS encoding shikimate kinase, whose amino-acid sequence MLIGFKGAGKTTVGPLLASRLGLPFDDLDRRVEAAAEARLGEKAGFREAFRRLGGEAFRALERTLLAGALAEGEMVLALGGGAPLDPAAQASLEGHCVVYLRVPEEDLVRRVREDGWPAYLDAEADKEGALRGVLAARLPRYERLAGVVVENPDGRDPAEAAAEAERGVRSWLDQRR is encoded by the coding sequence GTGCTGATCGGGTTCAAGGGGGCGGGGAAGACGACGGTGGGGCCGCTGCTGGCCTCGCGCCTGGGGCTCCCCTTCGACGACCTGGACCGCCGGGTCGAGGCGGCCGCCGAGGCGCGCCTGGGCGAGAAGGCAGGCTTCCGGGAGGCCTTCCGGCGCCTGGGCGGGGAGGCCTTCCGGGCGCTGGAGCGGACCCTCCTGGCCGGGGCCCTGGCGGAGGGGGAGATGGTGCTCGCCCTGGGCGGGGGGGCGCCGCTCGACCCGGCCGCGCAGGCTTCGCTCGAGGGCCACTGCGTGGTGTATCTTCGGGTGCCGGAGGAGGACTTGGTGCGGCGGGTGCGGGAAGACGGCTGGCCCGCCTACCTGGACGCGGAGGCGGACAAGGAGGGCGCCCTGCGGGGCGTCCTCGCGGCGAGGCTCCCGCGCTACGAGCGCCTGGCCGGGGTGGTGGTCGAGAACCCCGACGGGCGGGACCCCGCGGAGGCCGCCGCCGAGGCCGAGCGCGGGGTGCGGAGCTGGCTCGACCAGCGGCGCTGA
- a CDS encoding zinc ribbon domain-containing protein codes for MTPIYEYECQACGEGTEKIQKATDKPIRKCPACGALRLRRKVSRSAFHLKGAGWYATGGYGSNGKDKKKSESASEGGGGDGASEKKADAKPEPKTEAKAESKPESKPESKPAGKKKD; via the coding sequence GTGACACCGATCTACGAGTACGAATGCCAGGCCTGCGGCGAAGGGACCGAGAAGATCCAGAAGGCCACCGATAAGCCCATCCGCAAGTGCCCCGCCTGCGGGGCGCTGAGGCTCCGCCGCAAGGTCTCGCGCTCCGCCTTCCACCTCAAGGGCGCGGGCTGGTACGCCACCGGCGGCTACGGCTCGAACGGCAAGGACAAGAAGAAATCCGAGAGCGCCTCCGAGGGCGGAGGCGGCGACGGCGCAAGCGAGAAGAAAGCCGACGCCAAGCCCGAGCCCAAGACCGAGGCGAAGGCCGAGAGCAAGCCGGAGAGCAAACCAGAGAGCAAGCCCGCGGGCAAGAAGAAGGATTGA
- a CDS encoding aspartate dehydrogenase, translated as MRLGVVGLGVIGRAMVRAADEGRVPASVAAVTTRTPAKAEAFLAGLKARPHLTDLAGVVEASEVVAEASGGPTVEAICRAALPRGRDVLVLSAGALLEREDLLELARASGSRIYVPSGAIIGLDGLKGAAAGRLDSVTMTTRKPPAGLKGAPYVVERGLDLDALREPTVIFEGSPVEACRGFPENVNVSAAVSLAGIGPRRTTIRIVCDPSIGRNIHEVEAAGEFGRSFIRIENVPSENPKTGILTFLSTIAFLRGREAHLVVGT; from the coding sequence ATGAGGCTGGGGGTGGTCGGGCTGGGGGTGATCGGGCGGGCCATGGTGCGGGCCGCCGACGAGGGCAGGGTGCCGGCCTCCGTCGCCGCGGTGACCACCCGCACCCCCGCCAAAGCCGAGGCCTTCCTGGCCGGGCTCAAGGCGCGCCCGCACCTGACCGATCTCGCGGGCGTGGTGGAGGCCTCCGAGGTGGTGGCCGAAGCCTCGGGCGGCCCGACGGTCGAGGCCATCTGCCGGGCGGCCCTGCCCCGGGGGCGGGACGTGCTCGTGCTCTCGGCGGGGGCCCTGCTGGAGCGCGAGGACCTGCTCGAGCTGGCCCGGGCGAGCGGATCTCGCATCTACGTCCCCTCGGGCGCCATCATCGGCCTGGACGGGCTCAAGGGCGCCGCCGCGGGGCGCCTGGACTCCGTCACCATGACCACCCGCAAGCCCCCGGCGGGGCTCAAGGGGGCGCCCTACGTGGTGGAGCGCGGCCTGGACCTCGACGCCCTGCGGGAGCCCACGGTGATCTTCGAGGGAAGCCCGGTCGAGGCCTGCCGCGGCTTCCCCGAGAACGTGAACGTCTCGGCGGCGGTGAGCCTGGCCGGCATCGGCCCGCGCCGCACCACCATCCGGATCGTGTGCGACCCGTCCATCGGCAGGAACATTCACGAGGTCGAGGCGGCGGGGGAGTTCGGGCGCTCCTTCATCCGGATCGAGAACGTGCCCTCGGAGAACCCGAAGACGGGCATCCTGACCTTCCTCTCCACCATCGCCTTCCTGCGGGGGCGCGAGGCGCACCTGGTGGTGGGCACCTGA
- a CDS encoding cyclase family protein: protein MLIDTDRLDDYELVDLSHPWGHGAPLWPYFPDIRIERFHYHAKSQVLSQQITTFMHCTTHTDAPAHVIEGKPFMDEVPLRSFFGSAVCVDIPKEEWGVITAQDLEGARPEIRPGDIVLIHTGWHHHYGDNTKYFIYSPGLYREAGEWLVRRGVKGVGVDQQALDHPLGTKIAWGPQPICPFTIDEYRARTGRHPGEDFPDWEPCHRLLLGNGIAGFENVGGDLDRVVGRRFALAAFPWRWRGGDGCIVRMVAFLTKEEAR from the coding sequence ATGCTCATCGACACGGACCGCCTGGACGACTACGAGCTCGTCGACCTCAGCCACCCCTGGGGCCACGGCGCCCCTCTCTGGCCCTACTTCCCGGACATCAGGATCGAGCGCTTCCACTACCACGCGAAGAGCCAGGTGCTCAGCCAGCAGATCACCACCTTCATGCACTGCACCACCCACACCGACGCCCCCGCCCACGTCATCGAGGGGAAGCCCTTCATGGACGAGGTCCCGCTGCGGAGCTTCTTCGGGAGCGCCGTGTGCGTGGACATCCCCAAGGAGGAGTGGGGGGTCATCACCGCCCAGGACCTGGAGGGCGCCCGCCCTGAGATCCGTCCCGGCGACATCGTCCTCATCCACACCGGCTGGCATCACCACTACGGGGACAACACCAAGTACTTCATCTACTCGCCGGGCCTCTACCGGGAGGCGGGGGAGTGGCTCGTCCGGCGCGGGGTGAAGGGGGTGGGGGTGGACCAGCAGGCCCTCGATCACCCCCTCGGCACGAAGATCGCCTGGGGGCCCCAGCCCATCTGCCCCTTCACGATCGACGAGTACCGGGCCCGCACCGGCCGCCACCCCGGGGAAGACTTCCCGGATTGGGAGCCCTGCCACCGGCTCCTGCTCGGAAACGGCATCGCGGGCTTCGAGAACGTGGGCGGAGACTTGGACCGGGTGGTGGGCAGGCGTTTCGCCCTCGCCGCCTTCCCCTGGCGGTGGCGAGGCGGGGACGGCTGCATCGTCCGGATGGTGGCTTTCCTGACGAAGGAAGAGGCTCGGTAG